Proteins co-encoded in one Brassica rapa cultivar Chiifu-401-42 chromosome A02, CAAS_Brap_v3.01, whole genome shotgun sequence genomic window:
- the LOC103855277 gene encoding type I inositol polyphosphate 5-phosphatase 5-like yields the protein MLKTFFLSSSVFSFFFVSKILMNEFSKDRDSENSHRSKKKSILPKVFGSRRSGKEEEDASNNMNNRGKHDDQGNNNEYFNDLKRRMAPRKNPKLDNSSSMIWKTASERMEGLNLSGSIAPTTEIRELRVFVATWNVGGRTPNNDLNLEDFLLVEGTADIYICGFQEIVPLSAGNVLVVEDNEPAAKWLALISQSLNKPKQDSASRTTTSSSNCRGEESRTPSSLSFFQRPNLKVLSRNYRVDSSLLKTCNCQVIGTSVGWEARLSKKYSDHVVDNNNYVEPENFRVHENLLFDDVPATTKMPGQMSYRLIASKQMVGLFLSVWARKELIPHISHLRLDSVGRGIMGRLGNKGCIAISMSLHQTSFCFVCSHLASGEKEGDEMRRNADVAEILKHTQFPKITKNPSCRAPERIVDHDRVVWLGDLNYRVALTYEETKVLLEENDWHTLLEKDQLNMERAAGRVFSGFQEGQIFFAPTYKYSQNSDAYAGETTKSKRKRRTPAWCDRILWRGERIEQLSYIRGESRFSDHRPVCAIFAVEVDVKSMNKGRLRKGYSSAAARLIEDCIPQRHSFYD from the exons AtgttgaaaactttttttttaagttcctctgttttcagttttttttttgtgtcgaaGATTTTGATGAATGAGTTCAGTAAAGATAGGGACTCTGAGAACAGCCACCGAAGCAAGAAGAAG TCAATTCTTCCCAAGGTTTTTGGATCAAGACGGTctggtaaagaagaagaagatgcatCAAATAATATGAACAACAGAGGAAAACATGATGATCAAGGCAACAACAATGAATATTTCAATG ATTTGAAGCGACGAATGGCTCCTCGAAAAAACCCAAAACTTGACAACTCTTCTTCGATGATCTGGAAGACTGCTTCTG AGAGAATGGAAGGCTTGAACCTATCGGGTTCTATAGCACCAACAACAGAGATTCGTGAACTCAG GGTGTTTGTAGCTACGTGGAATGTAGGAGGAAGAACACCAAACAACGATCTTAACCTCGAAGATTTCTTACTCGTTGAAGGCACAGCAGATATATATATCTGTGG GTTTCAAGAGATTGTTCCTCTAAGTGCAGGAAATGTATTAGTAGTCGAAGACAATGAGCCAGCAGCTAAATGGTTAGCTCTAATAAGCCAATCTTTAAACAAACCGAAACAAGACTCTGCTTCAAGAACAACAACTTCTAGTAGTAATTGTCGTGGTGAAGAGTCAAGAACACCAAGTAGTCTAAGTTTCTTTCAAAGACCTAATCTTAAAGTCTTGAGCAGAAACTATCGAGTCGATTCAAGTCTTTTGAAGACTTGTAATTGTCAGGTTATTGGTACTTCGGTTGGTTGGGAAGCTAGGCTGTCTAAAAAGTATAGTGATCATGTTGTAGATAACAATAACTATGTGGAGCCTGAGAATTTTAGGGTTCATGAGAATTTATTGTTTGATGATGTTCCTGCCACTACCAAGATGCCGGGACAAATGAGTTATCGACTGATTGCTAGTAAACAAATGGTTGGTTTGTTTTTGTCTGTTTGGGCTAGAAAAGAGTTGATTCCACATATATCTCATCTTAGGCTTGATTCTGTTGGAAGAGGAATCATGGGTCGCTTGGGTAACAAG GGATGTATTGCTATAAGCATGTCATTGCACCAAACAAGCTTTTGCTTTGTGTGTAGCCATTTGGCCTCTGGTGAGAAAGAAGGGGATGAGATGAGAAGAAACGCAGACGTAGCTGAGATTCTGAAGCATACTCAGTTCCCCAAAATCACCAAGAACCCTAGTTGTCGCGCACCCGAAAGAATAGTTGATCACGA CCGAGTGGTTTGGCTTGGAGATTTGAATTACAGAGTTGCTTTAACCTATGAAGAGACAAAAGTATTACTAGAAGAAAATGATTGGCATACTCTTCTTGAAAAAGACCAG CTCAACATGGAAAGAGCAGCAGGAAGAGTCTTCTCTGGATTTCAAGAAGGTCAAATATTCTTTGCTCCAACGTATAAATACTCTCAAAACTCAGATGCTTACGCCGGAGAGACCACTAAGTCAAAGAGGAAACGCCGTACTCCTGCTTG GTGTGATCGGATTCTCTGGAGAGGAGAAAGAATAGAACAACTTTCTTATATTCGAGGAGAATCAAGGTTTTCAGATCACAGACCCGTTTGTGCAATCTTTGCAGTAGAAGTTGATGTAAAGAGTATGAACAAAGGTAGATTAAGGAAAGGTTATTCTAGTGCGGCTGCAAGATTGATTGAAGATTGCATTCCACAAAGGCATAGTTTTTACGACTAA
- the LOC103855278 gene encoding putative nuclease HARBI1 isoform X1, whose product MSSSSSDEVDEAIEEMVDEVVDNYIDSIVEVQGKKPKRRAYIDRDREQGHNQLWNDYFKENPTYPPEMFRRRFRMNKPLFLRIVERISNEVPYFQQRRNAHGRNGLSALQKCTAAIRMLAYGQSGDTYDEYLRLGDSTSRLCLANFTDAIIELFGNEYLRKPTAEDLQRLLDVGEVRGFPGMIGSIDCMHWEWKNCPTAWKGQFTRGSGKPTIVLEAVASQDLWIWHAFFGLPGTLNDINVLDRSPVFDDILHGRAPKVKFKVNNHTYRMAYYLTDGIYPNWSTFIQSIPLPQGPKAEKFAEKQESARKDVERAFGVLQSRFAIVKNPALQWDKEKIGKIMRTCVILHNMIVENERHGYAQIDTSEFESGESSRTSRVTRRESIHVGDMLGMRREVRDPEKHARLKADLMENIWQKFGDEDE is encoded by the coding sequence ATGTCATCCTCATCAAGTGATGAAGTTGATGAAGCTATAGAAGAAATGGTCGACGAAGTAGTTGATAATTACATCGACTCAATAGTTGAGGTCCAAGGTAAGAAGCCAAAAAGACGTGCTTATATCGACAGAGATCGGGAACAAGGACACAATCAACTATGGAACGATTATTTCAAAGAAAATCCTACATACCCACCGGAAATGTTTAGGAGgcgttttcgaatgaacaagccattgttcCTTCGCATTGTCGAACGTATAAGTAATGAAGTTCCATACTTTCAGCAAAGACGAAATGCTCACGGGAGGAACGGGCTATCTGCACTTCAAAAGTGTACGGCAGCTATACGTATGCTGGCATATGGTCAATCGGGAGATACAtatgacgaatatctccgactcGGTGACAGTACATCACGTTTGTGTTTGGCAAATTTCACGGATGCAATAAtagaattgtttggaaatgaGTATCTACGAAAACCTACAGCCGAGGATCTTCAACGCTTACTCGATGTTGGAGAGGTACGGGGGTTTCCGGGGATGATAGGCAGCATCGACTgcatgcattgggagtggaaaaactgcccaacGGCTTGGAAAGGTCAGTTCACACGTGGTTCAGGaaagccgacaattgtcttagaagccgtggcatcacaagatctttggatatggcacgcatttttcggcttaccaggtaccctcaacgatatcaatgttcttgatcggtcccctgtttttgatgacatcttACATGGTCGAGCACCAAAAGTTAAGttcaaggtcaacaaccacacttatcgtatggcctactatcttactgacggaatttatccaaactggtcaacatttatccaatccatcccaCTTCCTCAAGGTCCTAAAGCCGAGAAATTTGCAGAAAAGCAAGAATCCGccagaaaagatgtcgaacgggcttttggagtattgcaatcGAGGTTTGCAATTGTTAAAAACCCAGCTCTCCAATGGGACAAGGAGAAGATAGGAAAGATCATGAGAACTTGTgtcatattgcacaatatgatagtagagAACGAACGACACGGATACGCTCAAATTGATACTTCTGAGTTCGAGTCCGGAGAATCAAGCAGAACTTCGAGGGTGACAAGGAGAGAAAGCATTCATGTCGGTGATATGTTAGGCATGCGCAGAGAAGTTCGAGATCCAGAGAAGCATGCTCGTTTGAAAGCTGATTTGATGGAAAATATATGGCAAAAGTTCGGTGATGAAGATGAATAA
- the LOC117132027 gene encoding glutathione S-transferase T3-like, with the protein MEPFSLHGPGFVNLLASQSSSPIDVDSAEAAVNSPGLVKPPERRKWTTKEDLVLISAWLNTSKDPIVSNEQKLGTFWKRIEAYFNSSPQLIGSLPREWGQCKQRWGRVNAEVCRFVGSHETALKEQSSGQSENDVMKTAHDIYFNDYHLKFALEHCWRELRFDQKWRSHSQPKEKRKEGGAEAVREEEEVRPPGVKASKAAKRKKPNEAAYDHIHTILAEKNTISRQKILDRLLAKNIDTLSDNEVALKNKLISEML; encoded by the coding sequence ATGGAACCTTTTTCCCTTCACGGTCCCGGGTTTGTTAACCTATTAGCTTCGCAGAGCAGTAGTCCAATAGACGTTGACTCTGCTGAGGCTGCAGTTAACTCACCCGGGTTAGTTAAACCACCGGAAAGGAGAAAGTGGACAACCAAAGAAGACCTTGTACTGATCAGTGCTTGGTTAAACACCAGCAAAGATCCGATAGTTAGTAATGAACAGAAGTTAGGGACTTTTTGGAAGAGAATTGAGGCGTATTTCAATTCTAGTCCTCAGCTCATTGGCTCCCTTCCTCGAGAGTGGGGTCAATGTAAGCAGAGGTGGGGAAGGGTGAATGCAGAGGTCTGCAGGTTTGTGGGTTCCCATGAAACGGCTCTGAAGGAGCAATCGAGTGGGCAAAGTGAAAATGATGTCATGAAGACTGCGCATGACATCTATTTCAATGACTACCATCTCAAGTTTGCGCTTGAACATTGCTGGAGGGAACTCCGGTTTGATCAGAAGTGGAGGTCACACTCTCAGCCGAAGGAGAAAAGGAAGGAAGGTGGTGCGGAGGCGGTGCGTGAGGAGGAAGAGGTTAGGCCTCCTGGTGTTAAGGCTAGCAAAGCTGCTAAACGCAAGAAGCCAAATGAAGCAGCTTATGATCATATACATACCATCCTAGCTGAGAAAAATACCATTTCCAGACAAAAGATCCTTGATCGTTTGCTAGCCAAAAACATAGACACACTTTCTGATAATGAAGTGGCTCTCAAGAATAAACTCATCTCTGAAATGCTTTGA
- the LOC103855278 gene encoding uncharacterized protein LOC103855278 isoform X2: MDPEEDRRHSKKQHEHINMLSFVADSEYGIPKRCPCGGRLINEVRGEEDYDTLPGKRFFTCRNYEADGLHYRQPWVIGVQEELERLTKRVEEAEEVMLGVSTLSKRFERLEEQVNSLNEAVYDLTVQVHSLEKVCFD; encoded by the exons ATGGATCCGGAAGAAGATAGAAGACATTCAAAGAAGCAACATGAACACATCAACATGTTAAGTTTCGTGGCGGATTCTGAGTACGGTATTCCTAAAAGGTGTCCGTGTGGTGGGAGACTCATAAACGAGGTGCGCGGGGAGGAGGACTACGACACTCTTCCTGGGAAGCGGTTCTTCACCTGCAGAAACTACGAG GCTGATGGGCTCCATTATCGTCAGCCTTGGGTGATAGGTGTGCAGGAGGAGCTCGAGAGGCTAACTAAACGGGTGGAAGAGGCTGAGGAGGTGATGCTGGGGGTGTCCACTCTTAGTAAACGGTTTGAGAGACTTGAG GAACAGGTTAATTCACTCAATGAGGCTGTCTATGACCTCACTGTGCAGGTCCATTCCCTCGAGAAGGTCTGCTTCGATTGA